The Candidatus Methylomirabilota bacterium genome segment GCAGGTCGGGCTTGAACCGCGGCTCCTTGTCCCACTCGGGATCGCGGTCATAGGCATGGAGGAACGGGGCGTGGTACATGAAGGCGGACCTGTACCATGCCGCGACCTGCTTCGGGTCCATCAGCCAGCGCAGGAAGTGCTTGGCCGCTTCCGGATCCGGCGTGTGATTGAAGATGCCGTGGGTGACGGGCACCAGGCTGTGGAAGCGTCCCTTCGGCCCCTTGGGGTTCAGCGCATGGTCGATCACCTTGCCCATGTCCGGCAGATCGCGCTTGGCGGAGATCAGGATGCTCATGGCGTTGTTGGTGCACGAGATCTGGCTGGTCAGGAACGCCTTGTTGTTGGCGGGATCCAGCCAGCCGACGCAGTCGTCGAGGCAGGCATCCTTGTACAGCTTGCGCACGTAGTCCACGGCGCGCGCCGTCTCCGCGGAGTCCAGCGTGATCGTCTTGCCATCCTTGGCGACGACCTGCCCGCCGAAGCCCCACAGGAGCGGCAGGAGCCAGGAGTTGTTGTCGGCGAAGCCATGGCCCATGGACATCCCGTAGGGGTGGCCGGCTTTCTTCAGCTTGGTCCCGGCCTCGAGGAACTCCTCCCAGGTATCGGGGAAGGTGTGTATCCCGGCGGCGTCGAACCAATCTCTGCGGTAGACCATCGTCTGGCCGATGTTGCCGAAGGGCACGGACTTCCACTTGCCCCCCCACACCGAGAGGTTCTTGATCTCCGGGTACCATCCA includes the following:
- a CDS encoding extracellular solute-binding protein; this encodes MARSDSFRGSTSRRDFLKLAAAGATGATVGAGWRPREARAKPAQITFMRESSYVKEFDEHFKNVLIPRYQQETGIKLSYEIVAAGGSAVPRTVSIVESKAPVDAAWVQQEWLYREGLLDVSDIAEEVGRQQGGWYPEIKNLSVWGGKWKSVPFGNIGQTMVYRRDWFDAAGIHTFPDTWEEFLEAGTKLKKAGHPYGMSMGHGFADNNSWLLPLLWGFGGQVVAKDGKTITLDSAETARAVDYVRKLYKDACLDDCVGWLDPANNKAFLTSQISCTNNAMSILISAKRDLPDMGKVIDHALNPKGPKGRFHSLVPVTHGIFNHTPDPEAAKHFLRWLMDPKQVAAWYRSAFMYHAPFLHAYDRDPEWDKEPRFKPDLRVLETGKLVSWPAPADRKAGEVVNKWIVIDMFAKACTGVPTKTVIADAMTGL